A DNA window from Hymenobacter aquaticus contains the following coding sequences:
- a CDS encoding DUF4442 domain-containing protein: MSELASAVPAPADTPQAAAFRRTIANPLKLRLFMLRSLPMAYLAGLRVRDITPARATVTVPFKYLTKNPFRSIYFACLSMAAEMASGVLSMMNTTSGSPVSMLVVGMEAEFTKKAVGLIAFTSEDGLRIAQAIAESRATGEGRTVVCTSTGVDQAGDTVAVFRITWSFRAKKK, encoded by the coding sequence ATGTCTGAGCTAGCCTCCGCAGTGCCTGCCCCGGCCGATACGCCCCAGGCCGCGGCCTTCCGCCGCACCATTGCCAACCCCCTGAAGCTGCGCCTGTTTATGCTGCGCAGCCTGCCCATGGCCTACCTGGCCGGCCTGCGGGTGCGCGACATCACGCCGGCCCGGGCCACCGTCACGGTGCCGTTCAAGTACCTGACCAAAAATCCGTTTCGCAGCATCTACTTCGCCTGCCTGAGCATGGCCGCCGAAATGGCCAGCGGCGTGCTGTCGATGATGAACACCACCAGCGGCTCGCCCGTGTCGATGCTGGTGGTCGGTATGGAAGCGGAGTTTACCAAGAAAGCCGTGGGCCTGATTGCCTTTACCAGCGAAGACGGGCTGCGCATTGCCCAGGCCATTGCCGAAAGCCGGGCTACCGGCGAAGGCCGCACCGTGGTGTGCACCAGCACCGGCGTCGACCAGGCCGGCGACACGGTAGCCGTCTTCCGCATCACCTGGTCGTTCCGGGCGAAAAAGAAGTAA
- a CDS encoding DUF3857 domain-containing protein, translating to MKSILRFPSLLGLFLLWLLVLDARAQAIPAGLTHANYSWDAKRQRLPLTEAEAQLPALLLLDFSAQEYFYDAKTDKLGLYSTNHSIVRVNSTDAIERFNKIYVPVQDGALLWLKARTISPRGEVVEINQSNIKELKDQDGARGLKIFAVEGVEKGSEIEYVYMRQRSASYFGREYLQADLPARTVTFELISPEQLTFDTRVYHGPKASRDTILAGKHVVRLALKDVAAVREEGFAHPQAERMRIEYKLAYNSGRGRERLFTWAEASQYIHRSLYTYSKDETKAVDKLVKQMSVPAGSAPEQIQFVENYIKTNFNPTEGGGGEAELSRTIASRNATDLGFTRLFAAVFRKLNIEHEAVVTSDRTVSPFDESFDTWNYLDNYIFYFPATKQLLAPSRPDYRYGMVPAEWTANPGLFVRTVKLGTTESAVGKVKDIPTLTADQSPNDLDIKVQFAPSLDKSQVSIRYIMGGYNAQVIQPFYSLIPEEKRTEIAQELIKSCVPDATFKSLKVLNGERGLSPLTKPFIVEAGVESAALLNRAGPKYLFKVGELLGPQSELYQADARQFDVENEFNRRYNRVITFELPAGYSARNLKDLNFDVKAGPDATAPLFLFQSSYAVQGQTVTVTIKEHYQQIHWPKKDFEAFREVVNAAANFNKVVLVLEKKG from the coding sequence ATGAAATCTATCCTCCGTTTTCCGTCCCTGCTCGGGCTATTCCTGTTGTGGCTGCTGGTGCTCGATGCCCGCGCCCAGGCTATTCCCGCCGGCCTCACCCACGCCAACTATTCCTGGGATGCCAAGCGCCAGCGCCTGCCCCTGACCGAGGCCGAAGCCCAGCTGCCCGCCCTGCTGCTGCTCGACTTCAGCGCCCAGGAATACTTCTACGACGCCAAAACCGATAAGCTGGGTCTGTACTCGACCAACCACAGCATCGTGCGCGTGAACAGCACCGACGCCATTGAGCGGTTCAACAAGATCTACGTGCCGGTGCAGGATGGGGCCCTGCTCTGGCTGAAGGCCCGCACCATCAGTCCGCGCGGCGAGGTGGTGGAAATCAACCAGAGCAACATCAAGGAGCTCAAAGACCAGGATGGAGCCCGGGGCCTGAAGATTTTCGCCGTGGAAGGCGTGGAGAAGGGCAGCGAAATTGAGTACGTCTACATGCGCCAGCGCAGCGCCAGCTACTTCGGCCGCGAGTACCTGCAGGCCGATCTGCCGGCCCGCACCGTCACGTTCGAGCTGATTTCGCCCGAGCAGCTCACCTTCGACACCCGCGTGTACCACGGCCCCAAAGCCAGCCGCGACACGATTCTGGCCGGCAAGCACGTGGTGCGGCTGGCCCTGAAAGACGTGGCGGCGGTTCGGGAAGAGGGCTTTGCCCACCCGCAGGCCGAGCGCATGCGCATCGAGTACAAGCTGGCCTACAACAGCGGCCGGGGCCGGGAGCGGCTCTTTACCTGGGCCGAGGCCAGTCAGTACATTCACCGCTCGCTCTACACCTACTCCAAAGACGAAACCAAGGCCGTCGACAAGCTCGTGAAGCAGATGAGCGTGCCCGCCGGCAGCGCCCCGGAGCAGATTCAGTTTGTCGAGAATTACATTAAAACCAACTTCAACCCCACCGAGGGCGGGGGCGGCGAGGCCGAGTTGAGCCGCACCATCGCCTCGCGCAACGCTACCGACCTGGGCTTTACCCGCCTGTTCGCGGCCGTGTTCCGCAAGCTTAACATCGAGCACGAGGCCGTGGTAACGTCCGACCGCACGGTGTCGCCCTTCGACGAGTCGTTCGACACCTGGAACTACCTCGACAACTACATTTTCTACTTCCCGGCCACCAAGCAGCTGCTGGCGCCCAGCCGCCCCGACTACCGCTACGGCATGGTGCCCGCCGAGTGGACCGCCAACCCCGGCCTGTTCGTGCGCACCGTGAAGCTGGGCACGACCGAATCGGCGGTGGGCAAGGTGAAGGACATTCCGACCCTCACGGCCGACCAAAGCCCCAACGACCTGGACATCAAGGTGCAGTTTGCGCCCAGTCTGGACAAGTCGCAGGTGAGCATCCGCTACATCATGGGCGGCTACAATGCCCAGGTGATTCAGCCCTTCTACTCCCTGATTCCGGAGGAAAAGCGCACCGAAATAGCCCAGGAGCTGATTAAGAGCTGCGTGCCCGATGCCACGTTCAAAAGCCTGAAGGTGCTCAACGGGGAGCGGGGCCTGAGCCCCTTGACCAAGCCCTTCATCGTGGAGGCCGGCGTAGAGTCGGCGGCGCTGCTGAACCGGGCGGGTCCCAAGTACCTGTTCAAAGTCGGGGAGTTGCTCGGGCCGCAGTCGGAGCTGTACCAGGCCGATGCCCGGCAGTTCGACGTGGAAAACGAGTTCAACCGGCGCTATAACCGCGTGATTACCTTCGAGCTGCCCGCCGGCTACAGTGCCCGCAACCTGAAAGACCTCAACTTCGACGTGAAGGCCGGCCCCGACGCCACCGCGCCGCTGTTCCTGTTTCAGTCGAGCTACGCCGTGCAGGGCCAGACCGTCACGGTTACCATCAAGGAGCACTACCAGCAGATTCACTGGCCCAAAAAGGACTTCGAAGCCTTCCGGGAAGTAGTCAACGCGGCGGCCAACTTCAACAAAGTGGTGCTGGTGCTGGAAAAGAAGGGGTAA
- a CDS encoding tetratricopeptide repeat protein: MRISTYGALVALCALSGVSVRAQQRPTLANSTQILREAVALHDQGKYPEAISQYLTVPASDTAYVRVQHELALSYLSNKQYKEAVEAGRRAIALRVHNPQVYNIVAAAEEELGNVPAALKLYAEGLRQFPYSQALWQNQGITLSSSGDAKGALASLQRSAELMPVRANTHFALGYLALRQGQTAHALLGLLTFLAIQPDGARSNSVLVMAEQLASNAVELDAKDRLPSTQPNAAFQELDELLNSKVALRKDYVSKVKFDANVVKQLQLLVEKFPAADADPNDFLLRFYSPMIRALRQEDNLTAFTYLALSSANDKKAAQWVKSNKARVTKMGQAVADALNELRTYQVVQRDGKAQRLKGWYNDDDQLVAIGDGEKGAKDFSMRGPWLLIDEEGSVTEEGSFSASSLRTGTWRVFFPDGQVQMVKSYDDQGKLHGAYTEYHDNGAISAVGTYVHGALDGPLKLHRYCGSVSEVRPFKQGEITGESVFYYADGKVEGRTNYRAGKKEGADINNYPDGTLEAEYAFVADQRQGPFVVNYPDKTLERKGAYDKNELHGPYTGYFPNGKVFQTGTYDHGKIVGLWKEYYRTGKLSSEETHNAAGELHGTYRDYDADGVLSMEQEYELGRITRVTFFDKAGKVLAKTDVKKGKTPVQGLRPTGKPRYTGAYLNGQPDGEWRWTYRNGTTETIRHYSGGKLNGLVEQYHANGKLKSRQNYTDGEADGYYESFYEDGQPQQTGFYQHDQRQGLWRDYYVDGRLSEEYYFRNDAQEGPSRSFTPAGKLAEQRRYEAGRLLQVVALDSTGKEISRQEITPETKEYALRYPSGNVRYRMPMLCYDEQGSGAWLTPGGAPEATIGMRRGQREGAYTGTWYTGKTVAEGQFKGGSREGEWKTYFPSGALSTRGPYRNGKLEGEWTTYFENGKTESVGTYRDGELEGPFRVYNMLGELLVEKHYEQGNIIGYRAGGADGQPKGEVTAFETGNGPLKTQFANGKPAVEEAYKDLYVDGTRTYYYSTGQVYRRSHTQNSVLTGKLETFYPDGKPMEEENYLHDELHGRCRYYRPDGTLEREVTYRSGERSGPTVYYDAQGKPTRTDYYWNNYVYGSK; this comes from the coding sequence ATGCGAATTTCTACTTACGGCGCTCTGGTGGCGCTTTGTGCCCTGTCGGGCGTATCGGTGCGGGCGCAGCAACGGCCCACGCTGGCCAACTCCACCCAAATTCTGCGCGAGGCCGTGGCCCTGCACGACCAGGGCAAGTACCCCGAGGCCATCAGCCAGTACCTGACCGTGCCGGCCAGCGACACGGCCTACGTGCGGGTGCAGCACGAGCTGGCGTTGTCGTACCTCTCCAACAAGCAGTACAAGGAAGCCGTTGAGGCCGGCCGGCGGGCCATAGCCCTGCGCGTGCACAATCCGCAGGTGTACAACATCGTGGCGGCGGCCGAAGAAGAGCTGGGCAACGTGCCGGCGGCCCTGAAGCTGTACGCCGAGGGCCTGCGCCAGTTCCCGTACAGCCAGGCGCTGTGGCAAAACCAGGGCATCACCCTCAGCTCGTCGGGCGACGCGAAAGGCGCGCTGGCCAGCTTGCAGCGCAGCGCCGAGCTGATGCCGGTGCGCGCCAACACCCACTTCGCGCTGGGTTACCTGGCGTTGCGGCAGGGCCAGACGGCCCACGCTCTGCTGGGTTTGCTGACGTTTCTGGCCATTCAGCCCGATGGGGCGCGGAGCAACTCGGTGCTGGTGATGGCCGAGCAGCTGGCCTCGAATGCCGTGGAGCTGGACGCCAAGGACCGGCTGCCGTCTACCCAGCCCAACGCCGCTTTTCAGGAGCTGGACGAGCTGCTGAACTCCAAGGTGGCCCTGCGCAAAGACTACGTGAGCAAGGTGAAGTTCGACGCCAACGTGGTCAAGCAGCTCCAGCTGCTGGTCGAGAAATTCCCGGCCGCCGACGCCGACCCGAACGACTTCCTGCTGCGCTTCTACAGCCCCATGATTCGGGCCCTGCGGCAGGAAGACAACCTGACGGCCTTTACCTACCTGGCTTTGTCGTCGGCAAACGACAAGAAGGCCGCCCAGTGGGTGAAAAGCAATAAGGCCCGCGTCACGAAGATGGGGCAGGCCGTAGCCGACGCTCTGAACGAGCTGCGCACCTACCAGGTGGTGCAGCGCGACGGCAAAGCCCAGCGCCTGAAAGGCTGGTACAACGACGATGACCAGCTGGTTGCCATTGGCGACGGCGAGAAAGGCGCCAAGGATTTCTCCATGCGCGGCCCTTGGCTGCTGATTGACGAGGAAGGCAGCGTCACGGAAGAGGGCAGCTTCTCGGCCAGCAGCCTGCGCACGGGCACCTGGCGCGTCTTTTTCCCCGACGGGCAGGTGCAGATGGTGAAAAGCTACGACGACCAGGGCAAGCTACACGGCGCCTACACCGAGTACCACGACAATGGGGCCATATCGGCGGTGGGCACCTACGTGCACGGCGCGCTGGACGGCCCCCTGAAGCTGCACCGCTACTGCGGCTCGGTGAGTGAGGTGCGCCCCTTCAAGCAAGGCGAAATAACCGGCGAGTCGGTGTTTTATTACGCCGATGGCAAAGTGGAAGGCCGCACCAACTACCGCGCCGGTAAAAAGGAAGGGGCCGACATCAACAACTACCCCGACGGCACGCTGGAGGCGGAATACGCCTTCGTGGCCGACCAGCGGCAGGGCCCGTTCGTGGTGAACTACCCCGACAAAACCCTGGAGCGCAAGGGGGCCTACGACAAAAACGAGCTGCACGGCCCCTACACCGGCTACTTCCCCAACGGAAAGGTGTTCCAGACCGGCACTTACGACCACGGCAAAATCGTGGGCCTGTGGAAGGAGTACTACCGCACCGGCAAGCTCAGCTCGGAGGAAACCCACAACGCCGCCGGCGAGCTGCACGGCACCTACCGCGACTACGACGCCGACGGCGTGCTCAGCATGGAGCAGGAGTACGAGCTGGGCCGCATCACGCGCGTCACGTTCTTCGACAAGGCGGGGAAGGTTCTGGCCAAAACCGACGTGAAGAAGGGCAAAACCCCCGTGCAGGGCCTGCGCCCGACCGGCAAGCCGCGCTACACCGGCGCCTACCTGAACGGGCAGCCCGACGGGGAATGGCGCTGGACGTACCGCAACGGCACCACCGAAACGATACGCCACTACAGCGGCGGCAAGCTCAACGGCCTGGTGGAACAATACCACGCCAACGGCAAGCTGAAGTCGCGCCAGAACTACACCGACGGTGAGGCCGACGGCTACTACGAAAGCTTTTACGAGGATGGGCAGCCCCAGCAGACCGGCTTTTACCAGCACGACCAGCGCCAGGGCCTGTGGCGCGACTACTACGTGGACGGCCGCCTGAGCGAGGAATATTACTTCCGTAACGACGCGCAGGAAGGCCCTTCGCGCAGCTTTACGCCCGCCGGCAAGCTGGCCGAGCAACGCCGCTACGAGGCGGGCCGCCTGCTACAGGTAGTGGCCCTCGACTCGACCGGCAAGGAAATCAGCCGCCAGGAAATTACCCCCGAAACCAAGGAGTATGCCCTGCGCTACCCCAGTGGCAACGTCCGCTACCGCATGCCCATGCTGTGCTACGACGAGCAGGGCAGCGGGGCCTGGCTCACACCCGGCGGCGCGCCGGAAGCCACCATCGGCATGCGCCGGGGCCAGCGGGAAGGAGCCTACACGGGCACATGGTACACCGGCAAAACCGTGGCGGAAGGCCAGTTTAAAGGCGGCAGCCGGGAAGGCGAGTGGAAAACCTACTTCCCCTCCGGCGCTTTGTCGACCCGCGGCCCGTACCGCAACGGCAAGCTGGAAGGCGAGTGGACCACCTACTTCGAGAACGGCAAAACCGAGTCGGTGGGCACCTACCGCGACGGGGAGTTGGAAGGCCCGTTCCGCGTTTACAACATGCTGGGCGAGCTGCTGGTGGAAAAGCACTACGAGCAGGGCAACATCATCGGCTACCGCGCCGGTGGGGCCGATGGGCAGCCCAAGGGCGAGGTTACGGCCTTCGAAACCGGCAACGGCCCGCTGAAAACGCAGTTTGCCAACGGCAAGCCCGCCGTGGAGGAAGCCTACAAGGACCTCTACGTGGACGGCACCCGGACTTACTACTACAGCACCGGGCAGGTGTACCGCCGCTCCCACACGCAAAACAGCGTGCTGACGGGCAAGCTGGAAACCTTCTACCCCGATGGCAAGCCGATGGAAGAGGAAAACTACCTCCACGACGAGCTGCACGGCCGCTGCCGCTACTACCGCCCCGACGGCACGCTGGAGCGGGAAGTAACCTACCGCAGCGGCGAACGGTCGGGCCCCACGGTGTATTACGACGCCCAGGGCAAGCCCACCCGCACCGATTACTACTGGAACAACTACGTGTATGGCAGCAAATAA
- a CDS encoding DNA integrity scanning protein DisA nucleotide-binding domain protein, whose protein sequence is MLAPLPVLSAPPVAPIPAPPVSGPLTIWPYQARFQQAAQAMAEGIFNALDDDLAPQVTLIGIPAAQGRSEEDVVCLEPADCGLDFQHFGQIMARGREMQDSYAWAPADREQLTEETIRKRFQGVGLRMATQEALDAVGGKSQYFAGWPILVGRFYVVTVLQLNRKALKIHQSLHPDRYYTDGKPVAPSLVLAAVLRFQEECVKALTEPEPGSGMLVRPRETDELVRAAGKLLMDTPAQALGISPATAKLFATCNTISSLRYEGAEGIGKLLLARRRHPNLEEVFALTCPTPLTDYRAVRKLLEMTTPDVSLLADGENVYALGRLVGTYDASREDLFMINFVTHYAWEFQHDGKVLMRSHYGQPSLPRPRLNRLQFRKDLRRIFELTDPIKVERLWDVVVEASRQKHGTLVVVTTEALAEADRLKLQCTLIEPVPLTPLITRLVTAIDGAVLVDPDSYCYSIGVILDGKASGHGTSTRGARYNSAIRYVESSPYPCMAIVVSEDGLVDVITKDNLAERE, encoded by the coding sequence ATGCTTGCCCCGTTACCCGTATTGTCGGCCCCGCCGGTAGCTCCTATCCCCGCGCCGCCGGTGTCCGGCCCCCTCACCATCTGGCCCTACCAGGCCCGGTTTCAGCAGGCGGCCCAGGCTATGGCCGAAGGTATTTTCAATGCCCTCGACGACGACCTGGCCCCGCAAGTGACTCTCATTGGCATTCCCGCCGCCCAGGGCCGCAGCGAGGAGGACGTGGTGTGCCTGGAGCCAGCCGACTGCGGCCTCGACTTTCAGCACTTCGGCCAGATCATGGCCCGGGGCCGGGAAATGCAGGATTCCTACGCCTGGGCCCCGGCTGACCGGGAGCAGCTCACCGAGGAAACCATCCGGAAGCGCTTCCAGGGCGTGGGCCTGCGCATGGCCACCCAGGAGGCCCTCGACGCGGTGGGCGGCAAAAGCCAGTACTTCGCCGGCTGGCCTATTCTGGTGGGCCGCTTCTACGTGGTAACCGTACTGCAACTCAACCGCAAGGCCCTCAAGATTCATCAGTCGCTGCACCCCGACCGCTACTACACCGATGGCAAGCCGGTGGCGCCGTCGTTGGTGCTGGCCGCCGTGCTGCGCTTCCAGGAAGAGTGCGTGAAGGCTCTGACCGAACCCGAACCCGGCTCGGGCATGCTGGTGCGCCCCCGCGAAACCGACGAGCTGGTGCGGGCCGCCGGCAAGCTGCTGATGGACACGCCGGCCCAGGCCCTGGGCATCAGTCCGGCCACGGCCAAGCTGTTTGCCACCTGCAACACCATTTCCTCGCTGCGCTACGAAGGCGCCGAGGGCATCGGTAAGCTGCTGCTGGCCCGCCGCCGCCACCCCAACCTGGAGGAAGTATTTGCCCTAACCTGCCCCACCCCGCTCACCGACTACCGGGCCGTGCGCAAGCTGCTCGAAATGACCACGCCCGACGTTAGCCTGCTGGCCGACGGCGAAAACGTGTACGCCCTAGGCCGCCTGGTGGGCACCTACGACGCCAGCCGCGAAGATCTGTTCATGATCAACTTCGTGACCCACTACGCCTGGGAGTTTCAGCACGACGGCAAGGTGCTCATGCGCAGCCACTACGGCCAGCCCAGCCTGCCCCGCCCCCGCCTCAACCGCCTGCAGTTCCGCAAAGACCTGCGCCGCATCTTCGAGCTGACCGACCCCATCAAAGTGGAGCGCCTCTGGGACGTGGTGGTGGAAGCCAGCCGCCAGAAGCACGGCACCCTGGTCGTCGTCACGACGGAAGCCCTGGCCGAAGCCGACCGCCTCAAGCTGCAATGCACCCTGATTGAGCCCGTGCCGCTCACCCCGCTCATCACGCGCCTGGTCACGGCCATCGACGGGGCCGTGCTCGTCGACCCGGATTCGTACTGCTACTCCATCGGCGTCATCCTCGACGGCAAGGCCTCGGGCCACGGCACCAGCACCCGCGGAGCCCGCTACAACTCGGCCATCCGCTACGTGGAAAGCAGCCCCTACCCCTGCATGGCTATCGTGGTCAGCGAAGACGGCCTGGTCGACGTCATCACCAAGGACAACCTGGCCGAGCGGGAATAG
- a CDS encoding energy transducer TonB has protein sequence MLTTARRLALLLALTSAASSVAHAQQKLKYPKTPADQVYDAVAKPAVPTVGLQGYADYLEKNQQYPTAALQHGRSGTVEVTFVVEKSGGVSEVVAKTPVDPALDAEAIRLIKAGPKWVPAENKGAKVRQRVTIPVTFHLPLGAGGPAPATTGEPETLKPEANDGPTVVKAEQPARPVGGTDAFFEWIQKNLRYPALARKKNIQGKVLVEFMVQKDGSLTDVKLVKRLGAGCDEEALRLIKAAPKWEPALYQGKPVKQKMVLPVLFQLL, from the coding sequence ATGCTCACTACTGCCCGCCGCCTGGCCCTGCTGCTCGCCCTGACCTCCGCCGCTTCGTCGGTGGCCCACGCCCAGCAGAAGCTCAAGTATCCCAAAACGCCCGCCGACCAGGTCTACGACGCGGTGGCCAAGCCCGCCGTGCCCACCGTGGGCTTGCAGGGCTACGCCGACTACCTCGAGAAAAACCAGCAGTACCCCACCGCCGCCCTGCAACACGGGCGCAGCGGCACCGTGGAAGTAACCTTCGTGGTAGAAAAGTCGGGCGGCGTGTCGGAGGTCGTGGCCAAAACGCCCGTCGACCCGGCCCTCGACGCCGAAGCCATTCGCCTGATTAAAGCCGGCCCCAAGTGGGTGCCGGCCGAAAACAAGGGCGCCAAAGTGCGGCAGCGCGTCACCATTCCCGTCACGTTTCACCTGCCCCTGGGCGCCGGCGGCCCCGCCCCGGCCACTACCGGGGAGCCCGAAACCCTGAAGCCCGAGGCAAATGACGGCCCCACGGTAGTGAAAGCCGAGCAGCCTGCCCGGCCCGTGGGCGGCACCGACGCCTTCTTCGAATGGATCCAGAAAAACCTGCGCTACCCGGCCCTGGCCCGCAAAAAGAACATTCAGGGCAAGGTACTGGTTGAGTTCATGGTGCAGAAAGACGGTTCCCTGACCGACGTCAAGCTGGTAAAGCGCCTGGGCGCGGGCTGCGACGAGGAAGCCCTGCGCCTGATTAAGGCCGCGCCCAAGTGGGAGCCGGCTTTGTACCAGGGCAAGCCCGTCAAGCAAAAAATGGTGCTGCCGGTGCTGTTTCAGCTGCTCTGA
- a CDS encoding PPC domain-containing DNA-binding protein, protein MSRPSIFLTLLLGLSVSAAVAQHAMPAPAAVAAPVAVPSVMRTFALRLRPGQDLRQQLTAFTQQHQLRAAAIITCVGSLTTTTLRLANQSGPSVYKGHFEIVSLVGTLSVNGSHLHLSVADSTGRTIGGHLLDGNLIYTTAELVVGVLDEVDFRRELDPVSTYNELAVYPLKPAATAPKPKARRGKAAGKQ, encoded by the coding sequence ATGTCGCGCCCTTCTATTTTCCTGACCCTGCTGCTGGGCCTGAGCGTTTCGGCGGCTGTTGCCCAACACGCCATGCCTGCTCCCGCCGCCGTTGCCGCTCCCGTTGCCGTGCCGTCCGTTATGCGCACCTTCGCCCTGCGCCTGCGCCCCGGGCAGGATCTGCGCCAGCAGCTCACGGCCTTCACCCAGCAGCACCAGCTGCGGGCGGCGGCCATCATCACCTGCGTAGGTAGCCTGACCACCACCACGCTGCGCCTGGCCAACCAGAGCGGTCCGAGCGTGTACAAGGGTCACTTCGAAATCGTGTCGCTGGTCGGGACGCTGTCGGTGAACGGCAGCCACCTGCACCTCTCCGTCGCCGATTCTACCGGGCGCACCATCGGCGGCCACCTGCTCGACGGCAACCTCATCTACACCACGGCCGAGCTGGTGGTCGGCGTGCTCGACGAAGTGGATTTTCGCCGGGAGCTGGACCCGGTTTCGACCTACAATGAGCTGGCCGTATATCCGCTGAAACCCGCCGCTACGGCCCCGAAGCCGAAAGCCCGGCGCGGCAAAGCAGCCGGGAAGCAGTAA
- a CDS encoding DUF3857 domain-containing protein — protein sequence MAANKVVRTLALAGSLCLASVAARAQAPLQALLQAQQQYPDEKAVYLDYRQDIVVELKGDSVQVLAKHHYDMLHLAPQSALYALDKVYSSHFSRLQKLDARTLVPAGNDYKALRITDFKDKFEVQEGIFFDDTRYTTWSFPAVAPGVRTVADYTVRHPDARFLTPFYFANHVPTRHAEVTITAPKSVKINYKLFHTENTPVAFTRQEKGSSVIYRWTVDNLPSPSRDDDGPEAAYYLPHLVYFVEEVPAAGQPRRMLSGVPELYSLYSGFVANLDQKESPALKRVVDSLAVGAGTEEERVRRVYYWVQDHVRYVAFENGLRGFVPADAAQVYARRYGDCKDMANLTHEMLRMAGVKTYLTWIGTRALPYRYSELATPGVDNHMIATWEPKPGQYVFLDATSKHNPFNLPTSMIQGKEALLALDGKNCKVVSVPVMEKEKSNAVDVSTLALTGTTLRGKGRLALTGYPKIQQAYALDGMDKTEESKYVKNVLERGSNKFFVDSYAVRNVAAREQPLTIDYEYRLQDYVQQVDDEIYLNLNLQQTYANDRIDTDKRHLPLYNEYAHTDRTRTEFEIPSGYEVEYLPANAATKEDVLGFSIRYERQGNKIVQEKDVYVNYLLLQPTQFAKWNTVVDKLGAAYREVIILKKKKA from the coding sequence ATGGCAGCAAATAAAGTAGTCCGGACCCTGGCCCTGGCCGGCAGCCTGTGCCTGGCCTCGGTAGCCGCCCGGGCCCAGGCCCCTTTGCAGGCGCTGTTGCAGGCCCAGCAGCAGTATCCGGACGAAAAAGCCGTGTACCTGGATTACCGGCAGGACATTGTGGTGGAGCTGAAGGGCGACTCGGTGCAGGTGCTGGCCAAGCACCACTACGACATGCTGCACCTGGCTCCGCAGTCGGCCCTGTATGCCCTGGATAAGGTGTACAGCTCCCATTTCAGCCGCCTGCAGAAGCTGGATGCCCGCACCCTGGTGCCCGCCGGCAACGACTACAAGGCCCTGCGCATCACCGACTTCAAAGACAAGTTTGAGGTGCAGGAAGGCATTTTCTTCGACGACACCCGCTACACCACCTGGTCGTTTCCGGCGGTGGCCCCCGGCGTGCGGACCGTGGCCGACTACACCGTGCGCCACCCCGACGCCCGCTTCCTGACGCCGTTTTACTTCGCCAACCACGTGCCCACGCGCCACGCCGAAGTAACCATCACGGCGCCCAAGTCGGTGAAGATCAACTACAAGCTGTTTCACACCGAAAACACGCCCGTAGCCTTCACCCGCCAGGAAAAAGGCTCGTCGGTGATATACCGCTGGACGGTGGACAACCTGCCCAGTCCCTCCCGCGACGACGACGGACCGGAAGCGGCGTATTACCTGCCCCACCTGGTGTATTTCGTGGAGGAAGTGCCGGCCGCGGGCCAGCCGCGCCGGATGCTGTCGGGCGTGCCCGAGCTGTATTCGCTCTACTCCGGCTTCGTGGCCAACCTCGACCAAAAGGAAAGCCCGGCCCTGAAGCGCGTGGTCGACTCCTTGGCCGTGGGCGCTGGTACGGAGGAAGAGCGGGTGCGCCGCGTGTATTATTGGGTACAGGACCACGTGCGCTACGTGGCCTTCGAAAACGGCCTGCGCGGCTTCGTGCCGGCCGATGCCGCGCAGGTGTACGCCCGCCGCTACGGCGACTGTAAGGACATGGCTAACCTGACCCACGAGATGCTGCGCATGGCCGGGGTCAAAACCTACCTGACCTGGATTGGCACCCGCGCCCTGCCTTACCGCTACTCCGAGCTGGCCACGCCCGGCGTCGACAACCACATGATTGCCACCTGGGAGCCCAAGCCCGGGCAGTACGTGTTCCTGGACGCGACCAGCAAGCACAACCCCTTCAACCTGCCCACGTCCATGATTCAGGGCAAGGAGGCCCTGCTGGCCCTCGACGGCAAAAACTGCAAGGTGGTGAGCGTGCCGGTGATGGAAAAGGAGAAAAGCAACGCCGTCGACGTCTCGACGCTGGCCCTGACCGGCACCACGCTGCGGGGCAAGGGCCGCCTGGCCCTGACCGGCTACCCCAAGATTCAGCAGGCCTACGCCCTGGATGGCATGGACAAAACCGAGGAGTCGAAGTACGTGAAAAACGTGCTGGAGCGCGGCAGCAACAAGTTTTTCGTGGACAGCTACGCCGTCAGGAACGTGGCGGCCCGCGAGCAGCCGCTCACCATCGACTACGAGTACCGCCTGCAGGACTACGTGCAGCAGGTCGACGACGAAATCTACCTAAACCTGAACCTGCAGCAGACCTACGCCAACGACCGGATTGACACCGACAAGCGCCATTTGCCACTCTACAACGAGTACGCCCACACCGACCGGACCCGCACCGAGTTTGAGATTCCCAGCGGCTACGAGGTGGAATATCTGCCCGCCAACGCCGCCACTAAGGAAGACGTGCTGGGCTTCAGCATCCGCTACGAGCGGCAGGGCAACAAAATCGTGCAGGAAAAGGACGTGTACGTGAATTACCTGCTGCTGCAACCCACGCAATTCGCCAAGTGGAACACCGTTGTCGATAAGCTGGGCGCGGCCTACCGCGAAGTAATTATCCTGAAAAAGAAAAAGGCCTAG